gtctcctcgcacttccatgtgtttgaatatgggaagatgagggagggtgagtccgtaggtgtgagcatctactcatctaagagtgGAGCTTGGATCTTTAAAGAATTTGAATGGGGCGATGGTATTATAGTATCCACATATATgagaagtgtgtttcttaatggctTTATGCACTGGCTCGGGTTCTCCCAGATCGTTGTTGTTGATATGGATGGAAAGACATAGACGAAAATACAAAAGCCAtgtggtgatgcaatctccatccatgaagcccagggttagttgtgtttatgtactgctaatatttacactatgactcagctttcaatctggatccttgaagactatggtagtaATAGATGGATATTGAAGCATACGGTGACCACGCTAGAGATATTTGGACATCACAATATTGAATTTGGTTACGAGGCTTGTGATGCAGAATACAGAGTGATTGTAGTTCACCTTGAATGGAATTTTATTTTCTTTGTTGGAGAGGACAGAAGACtacttgcatatgacatgaaccatagaaaagttcatgtcctccctacaTGGGTCATCCACTATCCTAGACCTACCAAGAGTCTATGTATCaatggacctcactatcttccttatgttcccttgttcatagagtcattagcagagcagtaaagttgCATTTATTGTATTTTGTTTGTTCaggtaggtagttgttttgattctatatataggccaatttggccttggtaactaaaggaatggtgtgttgaatattattaattctactGCTTTGTGCAGGTGGAGTCTAAGTGCTTTTGAATAATTTTCCTGCATTGgctaggaagaagaggggttccatggtgtaTTGTCTACCAATTTGAAGGATGCATTAACTATATTCATTTTTGCctagcaagcaggagtgccacataggaggAGCATAGCTACGTCATTTTGTTATGTAAGTTTGTAGAGATTAGTACCTTTAATTTgcaatctatgtaccgcttgtgttaggacatcagttgagaaataTATTATGGTAagcatccattgttattgtaagaacatggtttatggatgcaataattatatctgtatgctttgtgctcagtaagctattaagggccatttattgttttgttatcaccaccgcTGTTGGTGGTACAAACGTCCAACACCGTCACTATACGTATTATGCGGCAGGGATAAAAGTGTATCACCATCGAatcgtttagtaacccgacactgactaaatgatcatcaaaggtggatcatggtgcaaggcgatggtgaccatgacctttgtactgatGGTTCATACACTCAAGTGATGGTGATGTTTACCTTTACAAACGTCTCGGCCATCAAAGCGACAACGAAGCTGGACTGTAGATAGTTGGGTCAAAGTACAAGGCgacggtgctggtgaccactacacaggtggttgatgtgcccacacgacGGTGATGATAGCCTCCACACAGGCGGATCGTTTATCAATGCGACAGAGTTAGTGTATACCCACAGACGGTtcgtgctccaatgcgacggaagtaaggaccttatcaaagacggatcataagccaatacatGGTGTAGTGTACACTATAGTCGGTCTCAGATGCCGACAGTgagggctatgaccatcactgtcgaTAGCTTACTGTTGAGGCCAAAATATGGCTGCAACGGGGTTACGACGTGGTTGTGAAAGGTCTGAGTGTAGTAGTGCAAGGTAGTTCATGAAGAGCAATAAGAATGGATCGTTGTTGCAAAAACACAATCAGCATAGTTGTTAGGTACTTTGATATTTCAATACACACCTCACATTGTCAACAATCCAAAAATGTGTACATCGGATTAAGAGAATTTGAACCTACTGAGCTCGAATTGTCAACACCAATTTACAATGTAGGAAAACAATGAACCACCATCCCAAAAAACCAACAACCTATCGACTCGATCAAACACCTAAGATGCTCTCCACTCAAGACCAAGGGATTCCATCAACCATCTCACACACATCTACAAACTAAATAAGAGACACGATCATAGCCAGAGTAGATCATGTCAGAAGAACGCGGGGAAAGGAGGGCAGTGTACTAACCAACCTGCCCCTCGTGTGTGGCAAGCACCTTCGCCGCATGTCCCCTGTGGGGGCCGCTACTAGTGTCATGGTTTTCCCACCTCCATGCATAGCCCCCAATGCCCTACTCGCCTTCAACTACCAGAGCATCCCCGTCGTGGCCGATGCCGGTGTTGGAGGTGGTGCCACCACCTGTCTCCTCCCTGCACTCTAGCTTGTGAGGAAGAAGGAGgtaggagaggaagagggagattaGGAGAGAGTTGAGGGCCTCACCTCAATGATGGCATGCCACCAAGATCTACCCATGTGAGCGTGGCCGCCATCCACGCCGTAATGAGCTAGCCTCGCCATCGCTCGATCTGGCTCCACCAGATTCGATGGCGCCACACCTTCCTCCGACCAGATCAAGATCCCCACCGTGGAAAATGCTCCGGTGAGGATGGCAGTGGCACTTGGCGGCGAATAGGGGTGGCTTTTGGTAGGGGATGGGGGAGAGATGCTCAGCAAGGAATCGCTCTCGCAAGACACGGATTCGGAGGGACAATCGAGTGAGGCATACTCCTTTGCGCTTGGGTGGCAGTCATCTATGCGCTTGGGTATAGGATTGAGGGAGGAGATCGAGGGACCGTGATGATGACAGGCGATTATGGCAGGCGATAGCGATGATGGATACTCATCGAGCCCCATGAGCAGCACACGCACTGACGCGAGGGTGAGGGTAGAGCACGATGGCAAGGGACTATCACGAGGTCGGAACCATGGCAAGCATaattgttcgagtcggtgtcaaaGTACGTGTCTCTGAtggcttgggtggactcaagaacataagaatcacagaggggacgcaacggtttatcctggttcgggccgatcggtgccctacgtctagcagctgatgatccttatactcaagaggaCCCAAAATcgagggttacaacagagtgtagagagatttggtagggggttagctcggtgctaatcctaaggttgcctcgccaccggtggagtcttcccctcgtcggagaggaggaggacgatggaTGCGGCGGAGGAGCTctggtgcccctctctaggttgccccTGCCCTCGATGCTAAGCAGGAGCGGATCGAATGAGGAATGGAATATGATATGTCTGGGATCCCCTTCCCCCtaaggtccgaccttatcccttatatatcgagataggtcaggtacatggtggtttggggagaAGTGTCTACGGTCTACATGTGCTAGAGTCCATGAGGGCCTTACAGCGGTGCTCTATGGACCGTGGCGGTGttgtggagccgaagaagcctcgGGCGTCGTCCGGCTACTCTGTTCTAACACTCTACGTGTCACgctgtgtcggcttggaccggcctcccccaggtggaccttctggagtcttcttggtggcaaagGAGGTCGGATCTAAAGGCTAACATGTGGGCCCAGGAGCCTCCTAATCCCTGGAGCCCGTGGgaacttgtcttcttgtgtcacgcccagTGCGTGACCCTGTCACAGGAGCGGCTGGCAAGATCACGCCCGGAGTGCAGCGTctgggagcccccgagcctcgatggcctggggcttgtcttcttgcaccCGGCCCTTTTGGCTGGTGTTGTAGgtcgggcaggagccaagggctgAGCACGGGCGCGTCGTCGATCGGGAGCCTGAGGCTCGGGCGGGCCCCCGAGCCCTGAGCGGGGGCTGCGGCGTGCCCAGGCTCGGTCAAGTCACTTCGGTCGGGAACCATTGAttccgaggcttaacatacccatatgttaggatctcgtcagggaCCTTGCTATAGTCCTCCTCGAGCCCCAATAGCAGTGCGTGCATCGAGTGGGACTGTGAGGGCGATAGTGACAACGGAGGCCGCCCAAGTGCGGTGCGTGAGGAGGAGGGTGACTGGCGAAGGCGTGGGCGGGTGTGAGGGTGGCGACCATGTGATTTGGAGCGAAGATTAGAGCATCTCCATCAGATATCCTATCCAATCTACTATACCTAAAAAGTAGTGTTTTAATAGATGAATAGCTGCAGCAAATCTTCTATCACGTCTCCTATACCTATAATTTTTAAGAGATGTCCTAAAATAGGCATCATCTCTTCTAAATAAAATGGACAACTCCCTCTCCCCTGTCCCTatagaaatataggagacaagatTTAGGTAATCTAGTGCGGCAGTACTCTCCTATATCCTAAATTGATTTAAGCTAGGGTATTCTCTGAAAGCAACTTATAGGAGATGCTATATGAGAGATCTGGTGGAGTTGCTCTTCAGGAATGTCGAGGACAGGCGCGCGGGCTAGAGCAACGGCCGATAGGATTTGTGAATGAAATCTGGGGCTTTGTTTCCTCTTCGACAGAGGGTGCATGCGGAAGCCATCGGGTGGCCCTGGTTTCGAGGGATGGAGGCGAATCACCGGGTGGGCAGGTATTGGGGGAGCGAGGGGGGAGTGCCCGATGGGGACAACTCCCTCTCCCCTGTCCCTATAGAAATATAGGAAACAAGATTTAGGTAATCTAGTGCGGCAGTACTCTCCTATATCCTAAATTGATTTAAGCTAGGGTATTCTCTGAAAGCAACTTATAGGAGATGCAATATGAGAGATCTGGTGGAGTTGCTCTTCGGGAATGTCGAGGACAGGCGCACGGGCTAGAGCAACGGCCGATAGGATTTGTGAACGAAATCCGGGGCTTTGTTTCCTCTTCGGCAGAGGGTGCATGCGGAAGCCATCGGTTGGCCCTGGTTTCGAGGGATGGAGGCGAATCACCAGGTGGGCAGGTATTGGGGGAGCGAGGGGGGAGTGCCTGATGGAATTTACTCATAAGTGTTTCCTTCTACCGGTTGGACGATTGCCGCACTGGAGgtttttttagttgtagagatataATTGCTAGGTCTGGCTGATTCGTTCTATATACTATTTTTTCTGTTGGATAAAATTTGAAACTTTTTATGGTACGGAGCGAGGTAGTAGTGTGGATGACGCTGCAATTAAACGACAATTGCTGTTGGTAGCCAATAATTGGCGAGATACTATTTGATACCTTTAAACGATTTGATTTACTAGATATATGTCTGTATGTTACACTGAATTTTTTACGTGTGCATATATACAGCACGTACGTTCAAGCTGATGGTGAAGCCCGTCAAGAGGTAAAAGAATCTGTCTAGCCAACGACCGGTTGTTTTAGCCTCTTCTAACAACTAATTTTTTTTCATATACTTACACTGTcttatagctatatttacaccGTATTATTACTATATTTCAATGACTTTCTTTAGTGTAATTTATTGGACAGAGTGATATAATTTGGATATAACACAACTTttatttctatggattgcaaATCTCATACCAaaacttttaaaaaaatttacaaattatttctatgaaTTACAGATATCAGAGaatatatgtcaaattattcataaattgttcacaaattttagagCAAATAACAGATTGTCCACGAATTGCAGTGAGATCCATCAGTTGCTGCATGCGCTCGTGAGGCTATGGCCGGCGGGGACCGCTTGCATGTGCTGCTGCAGCCGCGTGCCTGGACGAGGTGCAGGAGGCGCTGCTCCCTCTGACCACATGAGAGAGAGGTAGGGCCCGCGCTCTGGCTGATAAAAGGCAGTGGACAGAAGAAGCTGCATTCTCCCGGGTTCCGCACGCCTGAACCAACCGATCCTGATcggaaggcaaaaaaaaaaaccggTCATTGGTAGCTCTCGAAACAACCGGTTATTGGGTAGCAAATCTGGAGTTAAGggcgtgtttgggactgctccgctcCACGTTTTTCAGCTTTGCTCCACATTTTTTAGCCAAACGGTTTCAGCTCCACGCACTCTGCTCCAGGAAAAAgggtggagttgtgagagcacctaaagaggtactccacaaactccagttttttgtggagctgctctacggtggagtttgtggagcagagtttgtggagcagtcccaaacacccctaAATGCTCCGGCTCATCAACGCCACGCAACGACACACGTACACGAACTAACAATAATGTAGGGTACTCACAGCGACATCATTTGTTAAGTCACGTGTGGGAAATCCAGACTAAAATGAAGACTACCAACTCTCCATCGCCACTTCACCCCGCTCTATATAGTTCGCTCCATAGTTCACCACCGCACATCAACCAAGCTTTCGGCCATGGCCACGCCGGCAACGAAGAGCCTGGGAGAGCTCGACAGCGGCGCACGCCCGCATGTCATGTTCATCCCGAGCGCCGGCATGGGCCACCTCCTCCCGTTCTTCCGCTTCATCGCGTCTCTCGCGGGGCACGACGACGACGTCGACATCTCCGTGGTGACCGTTCTTCCCACCGTCTCTGCGGCCGAGGCCGACCACTTCAGCAGCCTGTTCGCTGCCCTCCCCCACGTCCGCCGTGTCGACCTCCACCTCCTGCCGTTGAACGCTTCCGAGTTCCCAAGCCATGACCGCGACCCGTTCATTGTCCGATGGGAGGCCCTGCGCCGCTCGGCGCACCTTCTCGGTCCGCTCATCGCTGGCGCCTCCCCGCGCGTCTCGGCCGTCATTACAGACGTGACCCTGACCTCCTACGTCATCCCTATCGCCAAGGAGCTCGGTGTCCCGTGCCACGTCCTCTTCATCTCCTGCGCCACCATGCTCTCGCTCAATGCCTACTTCCCTCTACACCTCGACAAGAAGAGGAAGGCTGAGCAGCACGAGCAGGGGCTAGCTGGCGGCGTCGGCGACGTCGACATTCCCGGCGTGCGTCGCATCCCGCGGTCTTGTCTCCCGCAGCCCCTGCTCGACCTCAACAAACTCTTCACCAAGCAGTTCATCGACAACGGCCGCGAGAACATCAACGCCGACGGCTTTCTGGTCAACACGTTCGACGCCTTGGAGCCGGCGGCGCTCGCCGCCCTAAGAGACGGCAAGGTCGTCCCCGGGTTCCCACCGGTGTACGCCATCGGCCCGCTCAGGTCGCAGCAGCACAGCAACTCAGCTGCTGCTGAGGTCGAGAAGGAAGAAGACTCCTCCCCCGTCGCATGGCTTGACAAGCAGCCAGCGCGGTCAGTGGTGTACGTCGCGTTCGGCAACCGCAGCGCCGTGAGCCATGCACAGATCAGGGAGATCGCCGCCGGGCTGGAGGCGAGCGGTTGCCGCTTCCTTTGGGTGCTCAAGACCACAAAGGTTGACAGGGACGACAGCGCCGAGCTGACGGACGTGCTCGGCGAGGGGTTCCTGGAGCGACTGCAGCTGGGGCAGCACGGCCTCGTGACCAAGGCGTGGGTGGACCAGGAGGCCCTGCTGAAGCACCCGTCCGTGGGGCTGTACCTAAGCCACAGCGGGTGGAACTCGGTGACGGAGGCGGCTGCCGCCGGCGTGCCGCTGCTGGCGTGGCCCCGCGGCGGCGACCACCGCGTGAACGCTATGGTGGCGGTGAGCGGCGGGGTCGGGGTGTGGATGGAGCACTGGAGCTGGGACGGGGAGGACTGGCTGGTGACCGCGGAGGAGATCGGGAAGAAAGTAAAGGAGGTCATGTCCGACGCGGCGGTCAGGGCAAGGGCGACGAGGACCGGCGAGGAAGCGGCCAAGGCCGTCGCAGAGGGTGGCACCAGCTACCGGAGCATGCAGCAGTTTATTTCCAGCCTCAAAGCAACCTAGGACACAGTCgcaaacaaaaaaaaagcaacCTAGGACACTCCGATCCGATCCATCCCTTGATTACTGGGGCTCGTGAGCGTGATGTCCGTTTATTTCCTTTGTGAAGCTGTGATGTCGTTGCCCAGTGCCGGGTTGGGCGGCAACCAAAACATGTGCTTACTCTTGTGCCGTACGTTAGGTAGCCTGTGCAATCGCACACCTAGCATCAAGAATAAGTGCGTGATGTTGTATGTTTTCAAAAGTGTGTGATGtagtaatataatataatattgtatcattctatttTTACCAACAATTTACACTCTGCCTTCGAGCATCTCCAATGGTTCTAAAAAATAATTGATAAATCAATGGATTTTTCAAGTGGCTCAAAAAAAGTTGGGAGCATATTTGTCGGGTTCCTTCAACCATTTTCAAAATCTCATTTGTATAAAAGACATTTTGCATCAGGAATTCCGGGCTCTTTTCAAATCACCCCAACtagttttctttgtttttttgcaCACTTGTATTCGGAACTCCTTATATTCTTTCCCACGTTGGCCGATCAATATGAGCGTATATTTCCGTGCGATTGGTCGATTGTCCCAAGTGCGAAAAAAATGGGAGTTTAGACAGAAGTTATTGTAGAGAGGTTTCTTTTAATCTTGCCAAAGACATCAAAACGCTTGGAGATGCCCTTACCATACCTCTTCCTTTTTCAATAATCGTGCATACTCTTCGATGGCATAATTTCAACAGCCACTGTGGTACCAACCTCTTAATTAAGAGCAACTCAAGTAATAAGACCTCTAAACAAGCCTCTAAACTAAAATTTATATGTCTAACtaaaaatccttgttctataaggATTTGTATTCATTCCATTTAAGTAGGGAGGCCCTCAAATTGAGCTATGGTGAAAGTGTAATTTATGTCCCTCGTGGCTAACGTGGTGCTACGTGATTCGCTCGGGGAGGTAAATACGGCAGGTTCAAAAGTTGAAGAAGTCTAAAAATTTAGTTTTCCCATTGCGACAGGTAAATTGGGTTTTCAAAATAGTTGAGTGAGGTTAGATGGACTTTTTTCAATAATAATAAACAACTTATTCATTTGGGCCTACAACAACCGACCATTTTGGGTCTCATGTGCTAGAGGCAATCCCTTACCAAGGGCCCACGTGCCCCGTTCGGAAGCCACGGTGCAAGGCGACCCCACGTGTCAGTGTGACGCCTCCAGAGACCGGCGCCCCACAGGCACCGGGTCATCACTACAAAAGCGCCAATTTGACGTCGGGACCCCGCATCTCCATTCTCCTCGCGTCCTCGCCCATTCGTTCCGCCTCcctccccgcgccgccgctcGTCGGAGCCCCTCGTCCCCGCCCGCGCCCCACCGCGCCGCCCCTCTGTAGGTGAGGACTGCTCCGGCCCTGTGACATCCGTCCctgtttggaatttggcccatagtggcccatatgcaagttaatgagatattgtggagagtttagtcccacattggttgttaaaggtgggatagaccaacatataaggcttctagagtccatcccaccatccccgggttaatccttttacgtgaagcgaggacgaaagcgtaagtgggatggtggtaggtgtggttcgctcaacgtgtagagtggatctgagccgtttggactctagggcattacaaaatggtatcagagccgaccttcGCGGCCACGGGCGCGTGCGGGCCAGCGGCGCGGACATAGGGTTCATTGCGCGTGTAGGCCCTGCGGGGTGCACGGCATGGCACATGTGCCGGCACTGGGCGCATGGTTGCGTGTGCTAAGAGGGAATGTTCCTGGTCATCGTTTGCCCAGTTGTGGATGTGTTGggccgacgaggacgtcggttcctttgaaggggtgtatgtgacatccggCCCAATTTGGAATTTgacccatagtggcccatatgcaagttaatgagatattatggagagtttagtcccaccttggttgttaaaggtgggatagaccaacatataaggcttctagagtccatcccaccatcctcgggttaatccttttacgcgaagccAGGACGAAAGAGTGGATCTAAACCGTTTGGACTCTAGGGCGTTACAGGCCCCTTACTCCTTTGGTTTCCGCTGTTTCGTCCCCTTCCCAGGCATCTGGGGTCTCCGATCTGGTGATCTGCCCTAGTCTCCGGTAGCTGCAGGCGACTCCTGGGTCTAGTATTGGCCTCTTTGTGCTGTGGGAATCGGGCGGCTAGATCTGTGCGAATCTGATCGATTGCAGCGCGGCGTGGCCATCCGGACTTCACCTCGCGTGCTTCTCCGGAGCAGGGAAAAAAATTTTGGcgaaatttcggcgaaatttcgtGAAATTCGCTTCTTTCGACCCGGGGCGAAATTGGCCCATTCGGATTTGAAAATCTCGGCCCATTTAAAACAGACCCGGTCCCTATCGATACAGCAGCCCAAGCCCATTCTACTGCTAACCCTAACTCCCCCAAATATGCAATCGGCAGCCTAGGGTTTCATTTTTCCTTCTCCTCGTTCACTTTGGCGGCGGCTGCTTGGTCCGTGCGACCGCGCCGCGTGAGCGCGAGCGCCCCAGCAGGGTGCCCATCCCCAGCGCCGGTGGGGCTCAACAGGGTAGAAGAGAGCACACACGGTGTGTGTGGCAAGGCGAGGAATCACGGGCGCGGCAGTGCGAGCTCGCTGCGAGACAGCGACGGGAGCAGGCGGCACTCAGACTCAGTTCGGCGGCGGCGCTCAAGATGTCATCATCGCTTCCTCCTCCTACAAGGTATGCCATCCCGAGATAATGTCGTTCAGAATTTTAGATCCCCAAAATAGTGATTAGAAATTGTGGATTGTGGAACCATGTCTGATTTGGTTAATTTTGATTGTGTATTCGACTCTATTCCCATGAAACAAGTAAGATAGGAGTTGCATTTTTCACTCGATTGCAAAAGCATGTCTCGATCTAGGTAATGTATGCACAATGCATGGTAGTAGTCTGATCCCTGATGCTCTGTTCCATTTCTGAGGAAAATGAGTTCAATCTATTAAGGTGGCAGTTTGATCCCTGATGCTCTGCTCAATCTCTGAGGAAAATGTCATCCTATTGTATGCCAAATTTAGTTAATGTGTACtttaaaaatgtgaattttcagtGGAGAGGGTACAAGCAATTCTAGCAGAGCTGGAGCTGTTTCTCCAGCGGTGCTTATTGATGTGGATGCAGCACCCACTCCTGCTGCCATAGGTAAAATTCTGTTTGGAAATTTGTATTAGTAGTTGCATATTATTTACTGAAGCCAATGTCTTTGAATGGTCTTTTGTGCAGGTCAAGTAAAAGATGACAACATATTCAATGTGTGGAATTATGGTTTTAGTGTTGGACAAGGATTTAGATGTGGGTTTTGTGGCGCTACCAAGAGATCTGGAGGTGCAACGAGACTAACACAGCATCTAGCTGGGGTGCCAGGTGATGTCGCTTTTTGCGAGAAGGTGCCAAGTGATGTGAAGCATGTTATGTGGAGAAAGCATAAAGAATCTAAGGATAGGAAGAAAGATTTAAAGAGGACCAAAAAGAGGTTGGAAAATACTCTTGTGAGTGAGATGGGTGGAAAAGGAAGTATTTATGTGGCAAGCGATGAGGAGGAGCAGCAGACGCGCTTGTTAATGGCATTATCAAGGCAAGATAATGATTTGCAGCAAGAAGTGAATATGAGGCAGGCCTCATATGAGCATGGATCTGGTAGTTCATCTGCCCCAGCAGCTAGTAGCGGATCATGCAGGAGACCTCCTACTGTACAGCCAAGGATTGACTCATTTGTTACATCTTCTAGTTCTGTCCAACCTAGGATTGACACCACCTTGAAggaaggagtggtggaaaaacTTGCACAAGCTTGGTCCAAATGGTTTCATGCAAATGACATTGCAAGGGTAAAAGCTAATTGTCCTTATTTTCGAGCAGCA
The nucleotide sequence above comes from Miscanthus floridulus cultivar M001 chromosome 18, ASM1932011v1, whole genome shotgun sequence. Encoded proteins:
- the LOC136519659 gene encoding UDP-glycosyltransferase CGT-like, which translates into the protein MATPATKSLGELDSGARPHVMFIPSAGMGHLLPFFRFIASLAGHDDDVDISVVTVLPTVSAAEADHFSSLFAALPHVRRVDLHLLPLNASEFPSHDRDPFIVRWEALRRSAHLLGPLIAGASPRVSAVITDVTLTSYVIPIAKELGVPCHVLFISCATMLSLNAYFPLHLDKKRKAEQHEQGLAGGVGDVDIPGVRRIPRSCLPQPLLDLNKLFTKQFIDNGRENINADGFLVNTFDALEPAALAALRDGKVVPGFPPVYAIGPLRSQQHSNSAAAEVEKEEDSSPVAWLDKQPARSVVYVAFGNRSAVSHAQIREIAAGLEASGCRFLWVLKTTKVDRDDSAELTDVLGEGFLERLQLGQHGLVTKAWVDQEALLKHPSVGLYLSHSGWNSVTEAAAAGVPLLAWPRGGDHRVNAMVAVSGGVGVWMEHWSWDGEDWLVTAEEIGKKVKEVMSDAAVRARATRTGEEAAKAVAEGGTSYRSMQQFISSLKAT